Proteins co-encoded in one Capnocytophaga ochracea DSM 7271 genomic window:
- a CDS encoding pyridoxal phosphate-dependent aminotransferase: MKQYLSDRINAMEVSATLGMAAKTRELKAEGKDIIGLSLGEPDFDIPDFIKEAAIEAVQQNYSKYTPIDGYLELREAICEKFRRDNNLHYKPSQIVVSTGAKQCLANVALAMLNPGDEVIFPAPYWVSYKEIAKMAGGVPIEVHTTIENDFKITPAQLEAAITPKTKMVWFNTPCNPSGSIYSKEELEALAVVLRKHPNIFILSDEIYEYINFTNERVTSVAEIDGLYERTITVNGMSKAFAMTGWRIGYMGAPEWIAKACTKVQGQITSGANAIAQRASIAALKAPKSKIQYMVDEFKRRRDLVLELLSEIDGFKLNVPEGAFYVFPDVSSFFGKTLRGRNIHNATDFSLYLLEEAMVATVTGEAFGDANCIRFSYAASEKDLREAIRRIKESLQ, from the coding sequence ATGAAACAGTATTTGTCCGACCGTATCAACGCTATGGAAGTATCGGCTACCTTAGGAATGGCAGCCAAAACGCGTGAACTAAAAGCCGAAGGCAAGGACATCATTGGTCTTAGCTTAGGCGAACCCGATTTCGATATCCCTGATTTTATAAAAGAAGCAGCTATCGAGGCAGTACAACAGAACTACAGTAAATATACTCCTATCGATGGTTATTTGGAATTGAGAGAGGCGATTTGCGAAAAGTTCAGACGCGACAATAACCTTCATTACAAGCCTTCACAAATAGTAGTATCTACGGGAGCTAAACAATGTTTGGCAAATGTAGCCTTGGCGATGCTCAATCCTGGTGACGAGGTGATATTTCCTGCTCCTTATTGGGTGAGTTATAAGGAAATAGCTAAAATGGCAGGAGGCGTTCCCATAGAGGTTCACACAACCATTGAGAATGATTTCAAGATAACTCCTGCTCAGTTGGAAGCAGCTATTACTCCTAAAACTAAAATGGTATGGTTTAATACCCCTTGTAACCCCAGTGGTTCTATATACAGCAAAGAAGAATTAGAAGCTCTAGCTGTAGTGCTTAGAAAACACCCTAACATCTTTATTCTCTCTGATGAGATTTATGAGTATATCAACTTCACCAATGAGAGGGTAACTAGTGTAGCCGAAATCGACGGACTCTATGAACGTACCATCACCGTAAATGGAATGTCCAAAGCCTTTGCAATGACTGGCTGGCGCATAGGTTATATGGGTGCCCCTGAATGGATTGCTAAAGCCTGTACCAAAGTACAAGGACAAATAACCAGCGGTGCTAATGCCATAGCTCAACGCGCTTCTATTGCTGCCCTGAAAGCACCTAAGAGCAAAATACAATATATGGTAGACGAGTTTAAAAGGCGTAGAGATTTAGTATTAGAACTCCTAAGTGAGATTGACGGGTTCAAACTCAACGTCCCCGAAGGTGCCTTTTATGTGTTCCCCGATGTATCGTCTTTCTTTGGCAAAACCCTAAGAGGTCGCAATATCCATAACGCAACCGACTTCTCTTTGTATCTGTTAGAAGAAGCAATGGTAGCTACTGTTACAGGTGAAGCTTTTGGTGATGCTAATTGTATTCGCTTTTCGTATGCCGCTTCTGAGAAAGATTTGCGAGAAGCTATAAGACGTATAAAAGAGAGTTTGCAATAA
- a CDS encoding patatin-like phospholipase family protein: MRIFLATIFLILSSPLLRAQDTTHKKDLKVGLVLSGGGAKGLAHIGVLKVLEEAGVRIDYIGGTSMGAMVGALYAAGYSANELDSIFRQLDFDKLLQDKTSRRAKSLHERYIYDRYAVALPFNNFKVGLPRAVSKGQNIYNEFVKLLYPVNEIYDFSQLPIPFLCVATDIETGKGVVLENGFLPQAIQASGSFPSLFDLVEIDGKWLTDGGIADNYPVDEVKKKGMDIIIGVDVQSPLAKREEINSFLSIFSQITTFPMIDNMPKKIKETDVYIKPNIEGFNVISFDKGEIIINNGKIAAEHFLPRLREIAAQQKHTEERERIQKIDSFYLKDVHFHNNEHFSRSYLRGKLHLKYLNRKISFEQLNDGIDNLMATNNFHSINHQIRHTFEGEHIDFYLRENPQRTFLKFGIHYDNLLKTGFLMNYTRNYFLQSSDFLSLDLIVGDNIRYQFDYFVDKGFYISYGLRSKFVQFDRKLNTKRLSNYRIEQSELNRMDVEAYDWVNQLYLQTLSGNGFVFGLGVEHRKIQFDTEQVHSISSATSYSEKSHIGSLYSYLKYDSFNNSFFPSRGVYFNTQFNFYALASNYSDFNKFTTGKTELSFAFPILPRLSARVGLEGGVTIGGSNVYSLDFFLGGYNKNVFTNYSPFYGYDFLSIGAKNYLKSELVIDIQPFKKQHLLLLANIAKADNNLFESFEWKKYPDYSGYGIGYSIESFLGPIELKCTYSPEIRQAIWLFNIGYWF; the protein is encoded by the coding sequence ATGAGAATATTCTTAGCAACCATATTTCTGATACTTAGTAGTCCTCTTCTGCGTGCGCAAGATACTACCCACAAAAAGGATTTAAAAGTGGGATTGGTACTCAGCGGTGGAGGTGCGAAAGGGTTAGCACATATAGGGGTACTAAAAGTGTTGGAAGAAGCAGGGGTGCGCATCGATTACATCGGGGGTACGAGTATGGGGGCTATGGTAGGAGCTTTGTATGCGGCGGGTTATTCAGCTAATGAGTTGGACTCTATCTTCCGTCAGTTAGACTTTGATAAACTCTTGCAAGACAAGACTTCACGCCGTGCTAAATCATTACACGAGCGCTATATATACGACCGTTACGCAGTAGCATTGCCTTTCAATAACTTCAAAGTAGGGTTGCCTCGTGCGGTATCAAAAGGACAAAACATCTATAACGAGTTTGTGAAACTACTTTATCCGGTGAATGAAATCTATGATTTTTCGCAGTTACCCATTCCTTTCTTGTGTGTAGCAACGGATATAGAAACAGGTAAAGGCGTAGTACTTGAAAACGGTTTCTTGCCTCAAGCAATACAAGCAAGCGGTTCGTTTCCTTCGCTATTCGATTTGGTAGAAATAGATGGTAAATGGCTTACCGATGGCGGTATTGCCGATAATTATCCGGTAGACGAAGTTAAGAAAAAAGGAATGGATATTATCATAGGGGTAGATGTACAGAGTCCGCTAGCAAAACGAGAGGAGATTAACTCTTTTTTGAGTATTTTTTCGCAGATTACTACCTTCCCAATGATAGATAATATGCCAAAAAAAATAAAAGAGACCGATGTGTACATCAAACCTAATATAGAGGGATTCAACGTTATTTCGTTTGATAAAGGAGAGATAATCATCAACAATGGCAAAATAGCAGCGGAACATTTTCTACCAAGATTGCGTGAGATTGCAGCTCAACAAAAACATACAGAGGAAAGAGAACGAATACAAAAGATAGATTCCTTTTACTTAAAAGATGTCCATTTTCATAACAACGAGCACTTTTCACGTAGTTATTTGCGCGGTAAACTACACTTGAAATATCTAAACCGTAAGATTTCGTTCGAGCAACTGAACGACGGAATCGACAACTTGATGGCTACTAACAATTTCCATTCTATCAATCACCAGATTAGGCACACATTTGAAGGGGAACATATAGACTTTTATTTAAGAGAGAATCCGCAACGCACCTTTTTGAAATTTGGGATACATTATGACAATCTGCTAAAAACAGGGTTCTTGATGAACTATACTCGGAACTATTTCTTACAAAGCAGTGATTTTCTTTCACTCGACCTTATTGTGGGAGATAACATACGCTATCAGTTTGATTATTTTGTGGATAAGGGATTTTACATCAGTTATGGATTGCGGTCTAAGTTTGTGCAATTCGACCGGAAGCTGAACACAAAACGCTTGTCTAACTACCGAATAGAGCAGTCGGAACTCAACCGAATGGACGTAGAGGCTTACGACTGGGTAAATCAGCTGTATTTGCAAACACTTTCGGGTAATGGTTTTGTATTTGGCTTAGGAGTAGAGCACCGCAAAATACAGTTTGATACTGAGCAAGTGCATTCAATAAGTTCAGCAACTTCGTATTCGGAAAAGAGTCATATAGGCAGTCTGTATTCTTATCTTAAATACGACAGCTTTAACAATAGCTTTTTCCCCAGTAGAGGGGTGTACTTCAATACACAGTTCAATTTTTATGCACTTGCCTCTAACTACTCAGATTTTAACAAATTTACAACGGGTAAAACAGAGTTATCATTTGCTTTTCCTATCTTGCCAAGATTGAGCGCACGAGTAGGATTAGAAGGCGGTGTTACCATAGGAGGCTCTAATGTATACTCATTAGACTTCTTTTTAGGAGGGTATAACAAGAATGTATTTACGAACTATTCACCTTTTTACGGCTATGATTTTTTGAGTATTGGTGCTAAAAACTACTTAAAATCAGAATTGGTAATAGATATCCAACCCTTTAAGAAACAACACTTGCTATTATTAGCGAATATTGCTAAAGCAGACAATAATCTTTTTGAGAGCTTTGAGTGGAAGAAATACCCAGACTATTCGGGGTATGGGATAGGATATAGCATTGAGAGCTTTTTAGGTCCTATAGAACTGAAGTGCACTTACTCACCTGAAATAAGACAAGCGATATGGCTGTTTAATATAGGGTACTGGTTCTGA
- a CDS encoding O-methyltransferase — MHFLSEDLENYACEHTDSEPPLLQELSRRTHLTVLQPRMISGHLQGRFLSLLSKLIQPKTILEIGTYTGYATLCLAEGLAIDGVLHTIDIKEELTDLQREFFDRSGYGAQIVQHLGKATDIIPTLSTTFDLVFIDADKQNYAHYFDLVIEKMNSGGVILSDNVLWSGKVVQEVKPSDKHTQALMAYNQKLKEDPRIETVLLPIRDGITISRVK; from the coding sequence ATGCACTTTTTATCAGAAGATTTAGAAAATTACGCTTGCGAACATACTGACAGCGAACCTCCTTTACTGCAAGAACTCAGTAGGCGCACTCACCTTACTGTATTGCAACCGAGAATGATTAGTGGTCATTTACAAGGGCGTTTCCTCAGTTTGCTCTCTAAATTGATACAGCCTAAAACTATTTTGGAAATAGGCACTTACACGGGCTACGCAACCCTCTGTTTGGCAGAAGGTTTGGCAATTGATGGTGTTTTGCATACTATCGACATCAAAGAGGAACTCACTGACCTGCAAAGAGAGTTTTTTGATCGGAGTGGCTATGGGGCGCAAATTGTGCAACACTTAGGCAAGGCAACCGATATTATCCCTACTCTCAGCACTACTTTCGACCTTGTTTTCATAGATGCTGACAAACAGAATTACGCTCATTATTTTGATTTGGTGATAGAGAAAATGAACTCAGGAGGTGTTATCCTCTCTGACAATGTGTTGTGGAGTGGTAAAGTAGTGCAAGAAGTAAAGCCTTCGGATAAACATACCCAAGCCTTAATGGCTTACAACCAAAAACTAAAAGAAGACCCTCGTATAGAGACAGTGCTACTCCCCATACGGGACGGTATTACCATATCGAGAGTAAAATAG
- a CDS encoding M14 family zinc carboxypeptidase has product MLKIEVKYIAYIILAVAFVGCDTPFFSPRENYQTPFEQTDGTKSSSYEEVIEYYKDLSKEFASISFKTMGQTDNGQPLHLVIYSPDAEFNLSKYHKDRTIVFINSAIHGNEPDGVDATMLLFRNLAQNEIKLSKNVIVVTIPVYNIGGMLTGRKNSEANYNLNCDFVKADVENTLSFAKILQEVQPDIFIDNHVTDVANAPYVLSYSTSQIEKLGVFTGGYVRDALLPRLSQQLEKRQLPFQSDSLRTPFKQLTLSSHPDIPRYATGYVSLWNCMSIRINTNGQKPYKQRVEANYEMMKNLVEIADADNQYIKQVKIKQTEADNAQKEYSLEWEIDSTQYTKVDEKPLYNHFKPVQSVSIPQSYIVPKVWQRVIDRLKANGVAITEIEKDTLMNVTSYRIEGFKTYTYPFEGHYFHHQTQVSSQKEKVQFYKGDYLIEVAQPAKHYLLETLEPQAPDSFFNWNFFDSVLVKEEDKPIYPIYRKE; this is encoded by the coding sequence ATGTTAAAAATAGAAGTGAAATATATTGCTTATATAATATTAGCAGTGGCTTTTGTGGGTTGTGATACACCTTTCTTCTCTCCAAGAGAAAACTACCAAACACCCTTTGAGCAAACTGATGGTACCAAGAGCTCATCATATGAGGAAGTAATAGAGTACTACAAAGATTTATCGAAAGAGTTTGCATCTATTTCCTTTAAAACAATGGGGCAAACCGATAATGGTCAGCCGTTGCACTTGGTAATCTACAGTCCCGATGCCGAGTTTAATCTCTCCAAGTATCACAAAGATAGAACCATTGTTTTTATCAATAGTGCTATTCACGGCAACGAACCTGATGGAGTGGACGCTACTATGTTGCTCTTTCGTAATTTGGCGCAGAATGAAATCAAGCTTTCCAAAAATGTGATAGTAGTAACTATCCCAGTGTATAATATAGGCGGAATGCTCACAGGTAGGAAAAACAGTGAAGCAAACTACAATTTAAACTGCGATTTTGTAAAAGCTGATGTAGAAAATACCTTGTCGTTTGCTAAAATCTTACAAGAAGTACAGCCAGATATCTTTATTGATAACCACGTAACTGATGTAGCTAATGCTCCTTATGTGTTAAGCTATTCTACCTCACAAATTGAGAAGTTAGGCGTTTTTACAGGAGGTTATGTACGTGATGCTTTATTGCCACGTCTCTCTCAGCAGTTAGAAAAAAGACAACTCCCTTTCCAAAGCGATAGTTTGAGAACCCCTTTTAAGCAATTAACCTTATCCTCACACCCCGATATTCCTCGATATGCCACTGGTTATGTCAGCTTGTGGAACTGTATGAGTATCCGCATTAATACTAATGGGCAGAAACCCTACAAACAACGCGTAGAAGCTAACTATGAGATGATGAAAAACCTTGTAGAAATAGCCGATGCTGACAATCAGTATATCAAGCAAGTAAAAATCAAACAAACAGAGGCTGATAATGCACAAAAAGAATATTCGTTGGAATGGGAAATAGATTCTACTCAATATACAAAAGTAGATGAAAAACCTCTTTATAATCATTTTAAACCCGTGCAGAGTGTTAGTATTCCTCAAAGTTATATCGTTCCTAAAGTATGGCAAAGAGTAATTGACCGCCTAAAAGCTAACGGTGTAGCAATAACAGAAATAGAGAAAGATACGCTGATGAATGTAACATCTTATCGCATTGAGGGTTTTAAAACTTATACCTATCCGTTTGAGGGGCATTATTTCCATCACCAAACACAAGTGAGTTCTCAGAAAGAAAAAGTACAATTTTACAAAGGCGATTATCTTATTGAGGTAGCGCAACCCGCTAAACACTATCTGTTAGAAACCTTAGAACCTCAAGCACCTGATTCTTTCTTTAATTGGAACTTTTTTGATAGTGTTTTAGTGAAAGAGGAAGACAAACCTATTTACCCCATTTACCGAAAAGAATGA
- the fumC gene encoding class II fumarate hydratase codes for MSYRIEKDTLGEVKVPADKYWGAQTERSRNNFKIGAPASMPIEIIRGFAYLKKAAAYANFDLGVLSAEKRDAIAQVCDEILEGKLNDQFPLVIWQTGSGTQSNMNVNEVIANRAQVLAGKKIGEGDPVLKANDDVNKSQSSNDTFPTGMHIACYKMVVEKTIPGVQKLRDTLAAKSEAFKNVVKIGRTHLMDATPLTLGQELSGYVSQLDHGLRALKNTLAHLSELALGGTAVGTGLNTPKGYDVKVAEYIAKFTGLPFVTAPNKFEALASHDAIVESHGALKQLAVSLNKIANDIRMMASGPRSGIGEIIIPANEPGSSIMPGKVNPTQCEAMTMVAAQVMGNDVAISIGGTQGHYELNVFKPLMASNFLKSAELIGDVCVSFEEHCASGIEPNYKRIKELVDNSLMLVTALNTKIGYYKAAEIAQTAHRNGTTLKEEAVRLGYVTPEDFDKWVRPEDMVGSLK; via the coding sequence ATGAGTTATAGAATTGAAAAAGACACTTTGGGTGAAGTGAAAGTGCCAGCCGATAAATATTGGGGAGCACAAACAGAGCGTTCACGCAACAACTTTAAAATCGGTGCACCCGCTTCTATGCCGATTGAAATTATCCGTGGTTTTGCTTACCTTAAAAAAGCTGCCGCTTATGCAAACTTCGATTTAGGAGTGCTTTCAGCCGAAAAACGCGATGCTATCGCTCAAGTTTGCGATGAAATTCTCGAAGGCAAACTCAACGACCAATTCCCATTAGTAATTTGGCAAACCGGTTCAGGTACACAATCTAATATGAATGTGAACGAAGTGATTGCCAATCGTGCTCAAGTGTTGGCTGGTAAAAAAATAGGTGAAGGCGACCCCGTACTAAAAGCCAATGACGATGTAAATAAATCACAATCGTCTAATGATACTTTTCCTACCGGTATGCACATCGCTTGCTATAAAATGGTAGTTGAGAAAACTATTCCTGGTGTTCAGAAACTACGCGATACTCTCGCTGCTAAATCTGAAGCCTTTAAAAATGTAGTAAAAATAGGTCGTACGCACCTTATGGACGCTACACCACTTACTTTGGGACAAGAACTTTCTGGCTACGTATCTCAACTCGACCACGGTTTGCGTGCTCTTAAAAACACATTAGCTCACCTTTCAGAATTAGCCTTAGGAGGTACAGCCGTAGGTACAGGTCTCAATACCCCTAAAGGTTACGACGTGAAAGTAGCTGAATACATTGCTAAATTCACCGGTCTACCTTTTGTAACTGCTCCTAATAAGTTTGAAGCTTTGGCTTCTCACGATGCAATTGTCGAAAGCCACGGAGCTCTTAAACAATTAGCCGTATCGCTTAATAAAATTGCAAACGATATTCGTATGATGGCTTCAGGACCTCGCTCAGGTATAGGTGAAATCATCATTCCTGCTAACGAACCTGGTAGCTCTATTATGCCCGGTAAAGTAAATCCTACTCAATGTGAAGCTATGACAATGGTGGCAGCTCAAGTAATGGGTAATGATGTAGCCATTTCAATAGGAGGTACACAAGGTCATTATGAATTAAATGTATTTAAACCATTGATGGCGTCTAACTTTCTTAAATCAGCTGAATTGATAGGAGATGTTTGTGTATCATTTGAAGAACACTGTGCAAGTGGTATTGAACCTAATTACAAACGTATTAAGGAATTAGTAGATAACTCGTTAATGCTTGTTACAGCTCTTAACACTAAGATTGGCTATTATAAAGCAGCCGAAATAGCGCAAACGGCTCACCGCAATGGCACAACCCTTAAAGAAGAAGCTGTGCGTTTAGGTTATGTAACTCCGGAAGACTTCGATAAATGGGTACGTCCTGAAGATATGGTCGGAAGCCTTAAATAA
- a CDS encoding endonuclease/exonuclease/phosphatase family protein → MKPLLFILCVLPTFSIAQDLTVMTYNIRCEVPQDGVNAWTDGNRKEKVFTVLTEANPDIFGVQEALPHQLKFLEERFPTYQREGVGRDDGKGAGEHSAIFFKKGRFTLLDKGNFWLSQTPEVPSLGWDATCCNRICSWVKLKDKKTIFWVFNLHFDHEGKVAQVQSADLVLQKIKEIAKGGKVILMGDFNLPTEHPAVQKIASQLYDTQLSPTNKTPNMGTFNAFKTDEPLKGHIDFIFVQKSIKVKQYKIIETRIDGLYPSDHLPVWVELQLK, encoded by the coding sequence ATGAAACCATTATTATTTATTTTATGTGTCTTGCCTACTTTTTCCATAGCGCAAGACCTAACTGTAATGACCTATAACATTCGTTGCGAAGTTCCTCAAGACGGTGTAAACGCTTGGACTGATGGCAATAGGAAAGAAAAGGTATTTACAGTGCTTACAGAGGCAAACCCCGATATCTTTGGAGTACAAGAAGCTTTACCACACCAACTTAAATTTTTGGAAGAGCGTTTCCCTACTTATCAGCGTGAAGGTGTAGGGCGTGACGACGGTAAGGGAGCAGGTGAACATTCGGCTATTTTCTTCAAAAAAGGACGTTTTACCTTGCTCGACAAAGGGAACTTTTGGCTTTCTCAAACTCCTGAGGTGCCTTCCTTAGGCTGGGACGCTACTTGCTGTAACCGCATCTGCTCTTGGGTAAAACTCAAAGATAAAAAGACGATCTTTTGGGTGTTCAATCTCCATTTCGACCACGAAGGCAAAGTAGCTCAGGTACAAAGTGCCGACTTGGTATTGCAAAAAATCAAAGAGATTGCTAAAGGCGGGAAAGTCATCTTAATGGGTGATTTCAATCTTCCTACTGAGCACCCTGCCGTGCAAAAAATAGCATCTCAGTTGTACGACACCCAGTTATCACCCACTAATAAAACACCTAATATGGGTACTTTCAATGCTTTTAAAACCGATGAACCTTTGAAAGGACATATAGATTTTATCTTTGTTCAGAAGTCTATAAAAGTAAAACAATATAAAATTATAGAAACCCGCATCGATGGTCTCTATCCTTCCGACCATTTGCCTGTATGGGTAGAATTACAACTGAAATAA
- the pncA gene encoding bifunctional nicotinamidase/pyrazinamidase produces the protein MKALVIIDVQNDFMPTGTLPVPQGDQIIPFINAEMTQGYDLIVATQDWHPATHKSFASQHAGKKPFEVIQLGGIDQILWPDHCVQGTFGAELHKDLDIRPIAAIFRKGMNPEVDSYSAFFDNNKQNNTGLHGFLQDKGITELVFCGLAGDFCVAYSANDAKALGYKVSLFDKGIRSINC, from the coding sequence ATGAAAGCACTTGTAATTATAGATGTTCAAAACGATTTTATGCCTACCGGTACATTACCTGTACCCCAAGGCGACCAAATAATTCCCTTTATCAATGCCGAAATGACACAAGGGTATGACCTTATTGTTGCAACACAAGATTGGCACCCTGCTACTCATAAAAGTTTTGCAAGTCAGCACGCAGGTAAAAAGCCTTTTGAAGTAATACAGCTCGGAGGTATCGACCAAATACTGTGGCCAGACCACTGTGTGCAAGGTACTTTCGGAGCTGAACTGCATAAAGATTTAGATATTCGTCCCATTGCAGCCATCTTTCGCAAAGGAATGAATCCCGAAGTAGATAGCTACAGTGCTTTTTTTGATAATAATAAACAGAACAACACAGGATTACACGGCTTTTTGCAAGACAAAGGCATTACAGAACTCGTATTTTGTGGCTTAGCAGGTGATTTTTGTGTAGCTTATAGTGCCAATGATGCCAAAGCCTTAGGCTATAAGGTAAGTTTGTTCGACAAAGGTATAAGGTCAATCAATTGCTAA
- a CDS encoding aminoacyl-histidine dipeptidase, with protein MKITELEPKQLWANFASLNAVPRPSKKEEKVIAFMVAFGKSLGLDTYQDETGNVIIKKPATAGMENRKTVVLQSHLDMVHQKNNDTVFDFSTEGIKMLVDGDWVRADGTTLGADNGIGVASIMTILQSKDIPHPALEALFTIDEETGMTGAKGLKGGLLSGDFLLNLDTEEDDEIDIGCAGGVDVSAFREYDVVDTPDNSVGYTLTIKGLHGGHSGTDIHKGYANANKLMNRILFTCTEKFGLHIASVDGGGLRNAIPRESVAVVTINKNDEVAFKKEVATLTQALQHEYSVTEPTLTVLLEPTAVPEKVMEEEEQEDVLRALYAAFNGVYKMSQTIADLVETSNNVARVQIKDGEINVYCLTRSASETSKYDLADTIRSSFELAGFEVEYTGSYPGWEPKVDAEILKIVKAQYKTLFGETPNVVACHAGLECGILGTHYPKMEMVSFGPTIKGAHSPAEKVNIASVQKFWKFLLAILQHIPNK; from the coding sequence ATGAAAATAACAGAGTTAGAACCAAAACAGTTATGGGCGAACTTTGCGAGCTTGAATGCTGTGCCTCGTCCATCAAAAAAAGAAGAGAAAGTCATTGCTTTTATGGTGGCTTTCGGCAAAAGTTTAGGGCTTGATACCTACCAAGACGAAACGGGCAATGTGATTATTAAAAAGCCTGCTACGGCAGGAATGGAAAACCGCAAAACAGTAGTGTTACAATCACACCTCGATATGGTACACCAAAAGAACAATGATACGGTATTCGACTTTAGTACGGAAGGTATCAAAATGTTAGTAGATGGCGACTGGGTACGTGCTGATGGTACAACTTTGGGAGCCGATAACGGTATTGGGGTTGCGAGTATTATGACTATCTTACAAAGTAAGGATATCCCCCACCCTGCTCTTGAAGCTCTCTTTACTATTGACGAAGAAACAGGAATGACGGGTGCTAAAGGGCTCAAAGGCGGATTGCTCTCTGGTGATTTTCTTCTCAACTTAGATACTGAGGAAGACGACGAAATTGATATAGGATGTGCCGGTGGTGTAGATGTATCGGCGTTTAGAGAGTACGACGTGGTAGATACGCCTGATAATTCAGTAGGCTATACACTTACCATAAAAGGATTGCACGGCGGACATAGTGGTACAGATATCCATAAGGGTTATGCTAATGCCAACAAACTGATGAACCGTATATTATTCACTTGTACTGAGAAATTTGGTTTGCACATTGCAAGTGTAGATGGAGGCGGTTTGCGCAATGCTATTCCGAGAGAAAGCGTAGCGGTGGTAACTATTAATAAAAACGACGAAGTGGCTTTTAAAAAAGAAGTAGCTACACTTACCCAAGCACTCCAACACGAGTATTCAGTAACTGAACCGACTCTTACAGTATTACTTGAACCTACTGCGGTACCTGAGAAAGTAATGGAAGAAGAAGAACAAGAAGATGTATTACGCGCTCTTTACGCAGCTTTCAATGGGGTGTATAAAATGAGTCAGACGATTGCTGACCTTGTAGAAACCAGCAATAACGTAGCAAGGGTACAAATTAAAGACGGCGAAATAAACGTGTATTGCCTCACTCGTTCAGCTTCAGAAACTTCTAAATATGATTTGGCTGATACGATTCGCAGTAGTTTTGAGTTAGCTGGATTTGAAGTAGAATACACCGGTAGTTACCCAGGTTGGGAGCCCAAAGTAGATGCTGAAATCTTGAAGATTGTAAAAGCACAATACAAAACGCTCTTCGGTGAAACACCTAATGTAGTAGCTTGCCACGCAGGCTTAGAATGTGGCATTTTAGGAACCCATTACCCCAAAATGGAAATGGTGAGCTTTGGTCCTACTATCAAAGGGGCACACTCGCCTGCTGAAAAGGTAAATATAGCTTCTGTACAGAAGTTTTGGAAGTTCTTACTAGCGATATTGCAACATATTCCTAACAAATAA